The following proteins come from a genomic window of Anomaloglossus baeobatrachus isolate aAnoBae1 unplaced genomic scaffold, aAnoBae1.hap1 Scaffold_2893, whole genome shotgun sequence:
- the LOC142266679 gene encoding uncharacterized protein LOC142266679, producing MAPRVDTEKLITAVETHPPLWDTRVDGYHDRLTVERHWNQVAEEVYPNNAWSRCSPAKRAKYVDLVKRRWRSARDQYRREYNPIPSSSSQGRKRRYVYYEQISFLAPILEVTQTEDNLDESDDEPTAGPSATATSASEQEPAREDIEIPETQQDAANDSHEGGTESAQTNTQGSSTQQTTTPATQSTQTNVLPRFAPQPLRARRIRRPEEMRSLPEIIDTRIIHIMNTLIPETDAERFCRSLSTSLTKIPSDRQERVRAAMLTLLSASQAEQEPVRVYEAIENWRTIMQQHTVPNTTDNQNTISTQTTMATVIVNNPLLQQSGQPSIASSTLFPTPIRQGYVATNTGALSTVQSATSQQPMNYMNLQPTQTTSYFTQPTNIGGLPNLFPGSTYPQSFMMPHYPISTMLPTPHLQTSVNYPQGQQHTHTQYPITHVDPQVYSTT from the exons atggcaccacgggtggacacggagaaacttataacagctgtcgagactcacccaccattatgggatacacgtgtagatggttaccatgaccgactgacagttgagcgccattggaatcaagtagctgaggaagtgtaccccaataatgcatggtctagatgttctcctgcaaagcgtgctaaatatg ttgacttggtaaaaaggcgttggcgttcagcccgtgatcagtaccgaagggagtacaaccctataccatcctcatccagccaaggccgcaaacgcagatatgtctactatgaacaaataagcttcctagcacccatcttagaagttacaca aacggaggataatcttgacgaatcagatgatgaaccaacagcaggtccctctgctacagccacctcagcatcagaacaagaacctgccagagaagacattgaaattcctgagactcaacaagatgcagcaaatgattcacatgagggtgggacagagagtgcacaaaccaacacccaaggctcatcaacgcaacaaacaaccacaccagctacacaatcaacacaaacaaatgtacttccacgttttgcaccacaacctctacgtgcaagaagaatccgcagacctgaggaaatgagatccttaccggaaataattgacacacgcattattcacataatgaacactttaattccagaaacagatgccgagcgtttttgtcggtctttatctactagcttaaccaaaattccttcagataggcaggaacgtgtaagagctgctatgcttaccctactgtcagctagtcaggcagaacaggaaccagtgagagtgtatgaggccatagaaaattggcgtaccattatgcaacaacatacagtcccaaacacaacagacaatcaaaatacaatttcaacacaaacaacaatggcaactgtaatagtcaataatccactattacaacaatctggacaaccttcaattgcttcaagtacgttattcccaacaccaattagacaagggtatgttgcaaccaatactggtgccttaagcacagtacaaagtgctacctctcagcaacccatgaactatatgaatttacaaccaactcaaactactagttactttactcaacccacaaatattggtggtttacctaatttgtttccaggttcaacatacccacaatcattcatgatgcctcattatccaatctcaactatgttacctacaccacacttacaaacatcagtcaactatcctcaaggtcaacaacatacacacacacaatacccaattacccatgtagatccacaggtgtactcaaccacag